GACTGGTTGTGGAAACCCAGCCCTGATGCAATGCCCTGGGGGTTTCTTCTCCACCCTGCACCACGTTGAAGTATGGGGTCATGGCCTCCAGACATGGCAGGAGCTGAGAGTCCAGCAAGATGCACAGTGGGAAGCGACACAAGCTTGGAGAAAAGGGGTATGGACAGCTGTagtgcagggagaggagcagggttCGGACCCCAGACACTCTCCCTCTGTCACTACATGATTCAGGGCAGGCAGGACCAGCCTGTGGTCCTTGCAGCTCCTAGGTCTGTAGCAGGGGTGTGGGACATAGCAGGGGAATGGGGAGACTGCCTGGGTCTGGCTGCACTGCGGGGCAAAGCCAGCGAGAATGGGGCCAGCGTGGCCAGCACAAGGCCATGGCCCTAAAGGCCTCATGTCATCCTGCTTCTGTGAGCATCATGCCCCCGGTAAGCATGTGACATATGGTCCCACAGAGCGCACAAAGCAACAAGACTATatcccctgctcctcccatgcACATGTCTGGCCTTGTGCAATGCTCAGCTGCGCTGCCGATTTCCTACCCAGTGTGAAAGGGGAAACACTCCATAAGACTTGCACCGTGCTCGGGATCTGCTCGTGTCCCCAGTGGCAGCTGTGCCCTTAGCTGCTCACCCTCTTCTCTTTATCAAACTACTTTTTGGAAGCCACTTGGGATTATAGATGGGGACATGACATACGTTTGCAAATATGGTATTTGGGTGGTCACCACACAACTCCCTGAAGCATCACCAGTGCTCTAGGACCTTGCATGCCTGCTGCCACGGAGCTCGTGCCACCCCTCggtgccagcctcagctcccccagctcTCAGGCTGGGGTTGGTTGCAgagagagctggggccaggctcccAGGGATATGGACATGGTGATGGCCAGGGCGCACTGGCCAAGAGCAGAGACCCTGCTGTCACCCACCCCAAAGCCTCATGCCCTACCACAAACACGGGGTATGAGCTACCCCCCTCTTGGGGGGCAAGAGAAGCGTGCTGGGGGCCACGTGTGTAGGGCAATGGGGTATATGGTGCAGGATCAGCAACGGGGCCGTCACCAGCACGTGCTCTGGGATCCCGGGGTGAGgcagcccagggcctggacagcGGCCCCTCCCTCCCCGGGATTGCAGCGTTGGCCTCAACCTTTGCTCTGTTCTTGCACAATCCAGAAAACGAAAGGGAATGTGCAGGGCACAGGCGGAcgtggctggagcagagggagctgtgGATGGCAGGGCAATGGGGCTAggggctctcctcctcctccccctcctcttccctgcagctggtGGTAAGTCTGGTCCCCAATGTCCCCCTGCCAAGGCTAGACCAGGCCCAAGCACCACCTAAACAGGGAGCAGGGTCCTGGCAGGACACGGGCCTGTCCCCGCCCTGCATTGGGGTACCGAGTCTGGGAGCTCGTGAGCGGGGAGGGGTAGAGCCAGGGATGTGTGGAGGCACCACCCCAAGTCCACCAGGACCTGGAGAAGGAAGCCAAATGGTGGAGAGGAGACATCAACTGGACTGGGCACACCAGCACGGTCATGCAgtggggaaagtgaggcacagaggAGATGGGGGCTTGCCAGCGACCTcatgcagagctgggggtagGACCCAGGCACCCAGAGATGTGGGCTTGCAGATGGCTAGATGCCAACCCCCTATACCACCTCCCTTggctcttcccccccactcccgcccACTCATGGCAGTggtttgagggagggggcagagcaacTGCAGAGGGAAAGagcaaggggggagaggggagtgttAACCTccctcagggctggggcccatgTCCAGCTGAGGTGCGGGGCCAGCTGGCACTGCCCCGTGCAAAGACATCCCAGCCACCTCCCACAGTGGGCCGCCCCACCCCGGCCctgggggcatgtggggagccCAGGGGCAGTGGAGGCTCTTGTAGGGGTGCCGCTGGCATCTGCTGCTCCTGTTCCCTGTAGGCTTCCAACTGCAGGTGCGCACGGCACCCTCTTACCAGGCTGTGCTGGGCGCTGGGGCCCGACTGCAATGCTTCTTCGATGTCGGGGAGCCGGTGGCCCTGAGCGCCCTGCGGGTGACCTGGTACCTCTGGGATGAGAGGATTGCACGCTATGCAGAAGGCAAGGGCCATGCTTATCCTGGAGCCAGCCTGGAGGAGACAGCGCTGGAGAGTGGAAATGCCACCCTGGTGCTGGCCAGGGTGACACTGGCTGACGAGGGGCTGTACAAGTGTGTCGTGGGCtatggggtgcagcagcaggaagcccagactaccctccatgtgctcggtgaGAACCAGAGTGGGACTCCCATATCCCTGGGGGGGCCCTGACTGCTCTGGGTGAAGGGAAACTGGAGGAAGCTGGTGCTGGGGTGCACCGGGCCAGGAAGCGCAGGGCTGAAGGGGACATTGGGCCCGTGCCCTATGCTACAGCCATCTGTGGACCCCCAGACCACCCAGATCCTGGTACAGGAATGAGGGGGCACAACACGAGACCAGCAGGTCGTCAGTTTAGAGCGAAGACAAGGCCATTCTCTTCCACGCTCTTCCAGTTCTAGATCCGGCCGACGTCCCCTGCTCGGGGTGGAGGCGCCGTGCCAAGTGCCAGGGAGCCTGGAGGCTCCCAACATGACCCAGGCCTGTCACGCAGaccccagaggcagcacagggcttttctctctcttccagctGCTCCCAGCATCTCTGTCCCCCAGCGCGTTGCTGTGGCTGGTGCCAATGTCTCCCTCCCATGTCACGTGGAGGGTTTCTACCCCAAGGATGTGGATGTCGCATGGCTGCGAGATGGGCGGGTCCTGAACAACACCACCCCTTCTGTCCCGCAAAGAAACCCCGATGGGACTTTCAGCTTCACCCTGACCTACGCTTTCACTTCTGCCAGGAGCGACGCTGGCAGCATCTTCTCCTGCCGCGTCCAGcacctggctctggagcagcccctgcgaGAGGAGTTCCCCTTGGAAGTTGCAGGCCAGGATACAAATGGGGCCTTACAGTCAGCCCTGGGGGcaaacatgggcagatctaggatttgggAATgcgtggggaggggtggtggggtgcaGATGGCGTAGCGCATCCTCATGACAGACCCAACACGGCTTCATCTCCACTTAAAGAGAAATGAGAAGCTTTACCAATACGCTGGGGGTAGTGCTATACTGATCCCTTTACgaacaaagcaaaaatatatatatataaaactattGGAATGTGCCCTCATTTCCTACAGCTTTTATCTATTTTTAAATAGCATAATAAACTAGGCCAAAAAATAGGCAAGGTTATTGTATTATGAGTGTTGTCATAATTATCAATGTATTTACGTCTCCAATTCAGATTCATAAAGGAAAATCTAGCCTTCTGGAGTGCCTTGTcagtgcctccagtacttcactgGCAGTTATTTCTACCCCTGAATTACTGCACCTGAGATGAGGCTGTAGCTAGAGgtaaaagcagtctgcagggctgtaagATAGAGCAGAGAAGTGGCCAAgagtgcctggcaggctgcagcGCTGCAGAAGAAAGGGGATCTGGAATAGGGGCACACTGAGACCATTAacaaggagagagggttgttaacatgtgtggaggggggagagattagcaggaatcagggagatgacaaGCAGCCATGATGGCAATGCACTGTCTCAGCGCTGCCTGGATGGAAATGGTgtgcctctcccaggcagttaGGCCTAaaccctgggggaggagggttgaAAGCGgggtgtgactgcaccactgtcctccccccgcctcccattcacccctgccGAGCGGAGCCTGATGGGGCTGTGATTTTCCTTCCCCTTCAGTGCAAGAGGCAGGCACAGATCGCACTGGCACCATCATCGGAGTCTCCCTGGGGATcgcggtggcagtggcagctgctgcaatggCCATTTACTGCTGGAGTAAGCAGCGGGACGGTAACAGGGAGAAGGCTGGGGGTtgtagggagagggaaaaagcAGAGGACGTGGGAACCTCTCTGCAGAGCACGGTCCCCATCCCTTCACTGTTCTGCTCTGCAGCTCttggccccccatgcccttcaaCCCAACTGACCCAGCTGTTGCTCTGACCCCAGGCAGGAAAGCCCCCTACTCGGTCTCCGAGGTGCAGGAGCCAGCGCAGTacgtgctggggcaggaggtgaCGCTGTGCTGCTGCATGGAGGGGACATTTCCTGAGGACGTGGCTGTGACATGGGAACTGGTGCACGGGGAGGTTGGGATGGGGattggggaggatggagctggggccGGCCCAGAGCACCAGCTGCTGTTGCACCCTCTCCCTGAGCACTGGAGAACAACACGGGAGAGATCCGGGACCTGCCTCGTGGCCTTGCTGATCTTCACCCCCACAAAGCAGGACGATGGGGTGCGCGTCAGGTGTGTCTTCCAGCACAAGGCCAGACAGATCCGGGAGCAGCGCGAGTCCCAGGAGATACGGGTGTGTGGTGAGTGGCCAGGCCTGCAGAGAGGCCCAGgactggagcagcctccatggcCTGGGCCTTACCTTCACGGAGGCTTGGCAGGGTGGGTGGATGCACCTGCCGGGCGCGGGCACAGGGGCCCTTGGGCCATTGCCAGGGGACGGGttcagtgggggcagcagctgctctgccctgatTTCTGTCCTGGGGGAGCTGAGAAGGATCCCATGCAACAGCCTGGGTGTCCTGCCCCACGGTCCCCTCAGCTCCTCTGCAGGGAGACTTTGTGGAGTTGGCCCTCAAGGCCCAGGAGTTTGTGCCCTGCCCTCCGTGCTCATGGCTACTCCAGGATTGTGTCCAGTCTCCTTGGGATCCTGCTTAGGCGGCTCTGAGCACACAGAGCATCACCAGGGAAGCCCGAGGGGCTGGGTGCAGGGCGCGTGGCAGTCCCCAGTGTCCCTCGTGGCCCAGCTGATGTGGGAAGGGCCAGGTGGGGGGATGGCTGTCGAGGTAGAGATCTCCCCTCTCCTTTTACCAGGCCGTGGCTCCAGTGCCCAGGGGGGTCTGCGGGGCTAGAAATAACCTCACAGGGACCCCGCATGGAACCACAGCATGGCAGGGATTGTCCCGTGCCCAGAGCACATCCCAGCCCGGGCTCTCACCACCACTCCTGCTGCGTCCCCAGCCCGGCCAAGGCTGTCCAAGATCCAGGTGCTGCCGGACTGGGACCCCCCAGAGGAGGTGCCATTCAGCGTCCAGATCCAGAACTTCTACCCCCGTGACATCCACCGCGTGGAGTGGAGCTGCGACGGGAAAGTCTGGGAGAGGTCTGCACCGATCGAGGTCGAGGACAACGTGGACGGCACCTTCACAGCGACGAGCCTCTGGAGAGTGCCCAGCCGGTGCCTGACGCAGCCGGAGCCCCGAGTTCGAGTGTCtgtgcagcacagtcctggggATGCCCCTGTTGAGGAAGAGCTGAGCCTGAGGGATGCCGGTGAGTGATGGCTCCCCTGGGCTCAGGAGCGGGGATCCTCACCTCTGTGACCCAGCCAGGCCATTGATGGGGACAAGCTGTGGGGTCCTCTGGTCCCCATCCCATTGCCCAGCTGGAGATGCTAGTGGGTCAGGGCGCAAGGGGGGAGATTTCAggggtcccagccccactgcggGGGGTCAGTCTCTCTCTCGCATCTCTCTCCAGCTCCCCCGACAAAACCTCTCGTTGTCTCTGGGTGTTTCcttccccaggtctcctgtgGCCCCCAGAGCTGTCACAAATCTCCGTCCACAGTTCACGGTGGACCTTTGGTGGGAGTGAAATCACCATGAGCTGCCTCATCACGGGGTATTTCCCAGGGGAGCTGAGCTTGACCTGGCTCAGGAGGGGTGTTAGAGGTGCTGGCGCCGTGGCCCTGCAGGACTCATCTGAGTACAGCATCGACCCTGGTGTAGCCGTTCTAGTACGGGGCGGGAAGAGGTTCCAGCGGGAGACGAGACTCCGCTTCAAGTCCTCCCTACTCGGTGACATGGGTGCAGAGTACATCTGCCGGGTGGGACATGTCGCCCTGGAGACCCCCATCGAGAGTCGTTGCACGTGCAGTCTGGCAGGTCGGTCCCACGGCGTTCAGCGGGTTGCAGCCTCGTGCGAACAGCGATGCCAGCTCTGGGGTTCCCGTGAGCTCAGCGTCCAACGCCGCGCAGGGAGCAGTCCCTGACAAGAGccgtcccctccccactcactccTCAGCTCCCACGGGCTGGGGCTGCATCCCAGAGAGCCGCCGGGCTCCGGAGCCAGCGCGGAGGGCAgcacagccagccctgctgccggAGTCCATTTCAGGACCGTGGGAGCCCTTACCCCAGCCCGAGGTTCGTCCCTCAGCAGGACCCACGAGCTGGAGCCGGCCCAGGTGCTGCAGGTTGTGGCCCGGGGGTTTTGGGGTGTGagcagcctgctccagcccccagcactgccttCAGACCTCTCTCTGCCCCGTGAGGGTCTCCTCACTGCCCTTCTCTGCCCATAGCATCCCCAGCGTCCCCTGACACTCACAGGCCAGCCCCTCACCACGGCCCCTCAAGCTGAGAAGCTGTGACCTTCTCACCCTTCCCTGAGCACCGCTCCCCACCCGCCAGGGCAGGGAACGTGACCCCAGGGGGCTGAGGGTGATCAGATCAGGAGGGACAGGACATGCCCATGCTGTTCCCTTGCAGGCGGCTACCAAGCACAGAAACCAGCCCAGAGCTCCTCACAGTTCCCTGCAGAAGATGGGACTCCTCTTCCGCATCACGGGGCAAATGACATCCATGTGGAGGGTACACCTCTCCCTAAAGACCCTCCTAGCAGCACAGAACCAGGATCTGCAGTGACAGGTGAGCCTGAGCTGTGCAGTTAAGGACTGTGCCTCTCACCGAGCGAGCTATTTTCCCCAGTAGTCCACAACCAGCACCGGACATGgcacagcccagagcagcaaTAATTCACCCCACCAGCCCGTGGGCATGTCCACAGAACAGCTTCACAGAGCGGGCCCAGGACACAACATGGGCCGCACCAGGCCTCGGTCCCTAGATCTGTCTCCTGGGCCAGCCAAAATATTCCCCCAGGATCCACGGCCACAGGGTTGGGGCCGAGGGAGATGTCCTAGTACAGAGCATGAAAGGAAACACAGCTCCAATCTATACCAGGGACAGGTGGGACATTTTGGAGGGAGGGGCTGACTGCCATCAATTAATACAGCCCAGCCTTCATGATGTCACATGCAGCGGACCAGCGAAAGCCTGGTATATGACAGCATGGGTCAGGCTTCCCATCGGGGctgaggaagaaggggaagaagatgCAGTTCACAAGACAATGGCAAGCAATGAATGGCCATTTTTCCCCTTGATAAAGTCTTTTGTCCCAAGGCAGCCATAAAAtacatcccccccacacccccacactctgATCACTTCCCTAAGGACAGAGCCACGGCTCTAAGTATGGAGGAGAACAAATTTATTCTTTGCTCTTTCTGTGTACTCTATTTGGCTTCTgtaccaggcagctgcagtgtaTATCTCGTCCTGTACATAAGTGGAATAAACCTCGTCTTACTGATGCCTTGTTAAAACCTATCTAGTAGCATGATAGGAAGGTGCAGCCCATGATCTGATCCTTTTGCTCCTAGTTTTGTCCTTGTCTTTGAGTGTCACAAGGGCCCAAACGGTCCCGAGCAGGAGGGGAAAGGATGCACCTGTGAGACATGGAGACCACTCACAGGCTCGGCCCTGCTACCTGGCTCTGagcctgcccaaagggccccaTTGCAACGAGGGCACCTGAGATCATCTGCAGGTAGAAACCCCCTGGCGGGGTCTAGATAATTAACAGCACGCAGCAGGTCTCTTAGATGAGGTAAATTGCTTTGCTTGTAATGCATTATCTTTAACTCGCCCAGGTTTTGGAGCATCAGTCAATACCTGCAGCATTCAAGAGCGAGTTTGCACAGCAAAGACTGCTGAAGTGATGCTCTCCAGAGGGAATGGGTCTGTGTTACAGGGTGGGGTGTCAGCCACTGTGAGAATGGGCTGAGGGTATTATACTGGGGAgagagcacagagccaggggacaggaagggacctgTAGAGGTCATGTCTCACCCTCACACTAAGCTACAGTCACAGAAAGCAGTATGGAAGCCCACCAGGGACCTGataagaaggaagaaaaagaaaaatacaagaaTGAGCAAAAAACAGCAGCTGATTGACTGTAATGAGGAAGACCTCTCTAATGAGACCACATGCTGGTTTGCGAGAAGCAGG
This sequence is a window from Alligator mississippiensis isolate rAllMis1 chromosome 15, rAllMis1, whole genome shotgun sequence. Protein-coding genes within it:
- the LOC132245831 gene encoding uncharacterized protein LOC132245831 isoform X1 → MCRAQADVAGAEGAVDGRAMGLGALLLLPLLFPAAGGFQLQVRTAPSYQAVLGAGARLQCFFDVGEPVALSALRVTWYLWDERIARYAEGKGHAYPGASLEETALESGNATLVLARVTLADEGLYKCVVGYGVQQQEAQTTLHVLAAPSISVPQRVAVAGANVSLPCHVEGFYPKDVDVAWLRDGRVLNNTTPSVPQRNPDGTFSFTLTYAFTSARSDAGSIFSCRVQHLALEQPLREEFPLEVAVQEAGTDRTGTIIGVSLGIAVAVAAAAMAIYCWSRKAPYSVSEVQEPAQYVLGQEVTLCCCMEGTFPEDVAVTWELVHGEVGMGIGEDGAGAGPEHQLLLHPLPEHWRTTRERSGTCLVALLIFTPTKQDDGVRVRCVFQHKARQIREQRESQEIRVCARPRLSKIQVLPDWDPPEEVPFSVQIQNFYPRDIHRVEWSCDGKVWERSAPIEVEDNVDGTFTATSLWRVPSRCLTQPEPRVRVSVQHSPGDAPVEEELSLRDAGLLWPPELSQISVHSSRWTFGGSEITMSCLITGYFPGELSLTWLRRGVRGAGAVALQDSSEYSIDPGVAVLVRGGKRFQRETRLRFKSSLLGDMGAEYICRVGHVALETPIESRCTCSLAGGYQAQKPAQSSSQFPAEDGTPLPHHGANDIHVEGTPLPKDPPSSTEPGSAVTADQRKPGI
- the LOC132245831 gene encoding uncharacterized protein LOC132245831 isoform X2, with amino-acid sequence MCRAQADVAGAEGAVDGRAMGLGALLLLPLLFPAAGGFQLQVRTAPSYQAVLGAGARLQCFFDVGEPVALSALRVTWYLWDERIARYAEGKGHAYPGASLEETALESGNATLVLARVTLADEGLYKCVVGYGVQQQEAQTTLHVLAAPSISVPQRVAVAGANVSLPCHVEGFYPKDVDVAWLRDGRVLNNTTPSVPQRNPDGTFSFTLTYAFTSARSDAGSIFSCRVQHLALEQPLREEFPLEVAVQEAGTDRTGTIIGVSLGIAVAVAAAAMAIYCWSRKAPYSVSEVQEPAQYVLGQEVTLCCCMEGTFPEDVAVTWELVHGEVGMGIGEDGAGAGPEHQLLLHPLPEHWRTTRERSGTCLVALLIFTPTKQDDGVRVRCVFQHKARQIREQRESQEIRVCARPRLSKIQVLPDWDPPEEVPFSVQIQNFYPRDIHRVEWSCDGKVWERSAPIEVEDNVDGTFTATSLWRVPSRCLTQPEPRVRVSVQHSPGDAPVEEELSLRDAGLLWPPELSQISVHSSRWTFGGSEITMSCLITGYFPGELSLTWLRRGVRGAGAVALQDSSEYSIDPGVAVLVRGGKRFQRETRLRFKSSLLGDMGAEYICRVGHVALETPIESRCTCSLAGGYQAQKPAQSSSQFPAEDGTPLPHHGANDIHVEGTPLPKDPPSSTEPGSAVTAQPS